The following proteins come from a genomic window of Pirellula staleyi DSM 6068:
- a CDS encoding VF530 family protein: MNGKQPNNPLHGVTLESVVVRLVDHYGWENLGLHININCFKNDPSVKSSLKFLRRTPWARAQVENLYVATFPLRGKSENA, from the coding sequence ATGAATGGCAAGCAGCCGAATAATCCCTTGCACGGAGTCACGCTTGAGAGTGTCGTCGTGAGGCTTGTTGATCACTATGGCTGGGAAAATCTTGGCCTTCATATCAATATTAATTGCTTCAAGAATGATCCCTCGGTGAAATCTAGCCTGAAGTTTTTGCGACGAACACCTTGGGCCCGAGCGCAGGTCGAGAATTTGTACGTCGCTACCTTTCCGCTTCGTGGAAAGTCGGAAAATGCATAG
- a CDS encoding DUF1501 domain-containing protein: MCTPHDVACGSSDHLSRRSLLKVAGLGGLTWLTPLAERLALAHAAGDPKAPAQSVIVLWMQGGPSQFETFDPHPGTKIGGSTKAIKTAAKGIEIADGLEQLADQMQHVSLVRSIVSKEGDHERATYTVKTGWRPDPTVVHPSLGAVVCHQLSDKVEIPRHISILPNTFSARGGYLGDQFDAFRCPDPINTIPDVIPRVENDRYLARMSDLQSVVEGKFARGRLKDLDQKRTLHATAIEGARKMMTSEQLKAFNVKDAPQALQEEFGDTPFGRSCLAALQLVEVGVRCIEITLDGWDTHANNYNFCMNNKKILDPAFASLLKHLGERKLLDKTLVLCGGEFGRTPQINPAEGRDHWPHGFSLAIAGGGIAGGRVIGETAPEPKLDEKDRLKDVARPVEVEDIHATVLSALGIDYAQELETPIGRPMALSKGKVIQELIA, from the coding sequence ATGTGCACTCCTCACGACGTCGCTTGTGGTTCCAGTGATCATCTTTCGCGGCGTTCGCTCCTGAAGGTCGCCGGATTGGGTGGGCTCACCTGGCTGACACCACTTGCCGAGCGACTGGCCCTAGCGCATGCCGCTGGCGATCCGAAAGCACCTGCCCAAAGTGTGATTGTTCTGTGGATGCAAGGGGGACCGAGTCAGTTCGAAACCTTCGACCCACATCCCGGTACGAAGATTGGCGGCAGCACCAAAGCGATTAAGACAGCGGCGAAAGGAATCGAGATTGCCGATGGTCTTGAGCAACTGGCCGATCAGATGCAGCACGTTTCGCTCGTGCGCTCGATTGTGAGTAAAGAAGGGGATCACGAGCGAGCCACTTACACGGTGAAAACGGGTTGGCGTCCCGATCCGACGGTGGTGCATCCTTCGCTCGGCGCGGTTGTTTGTCATCAGCTTTCGGACAAGGTTGAAATCCCGCGGCACATCAGCATCCTCCCCAACACGTTCAGTGCGCGTGGTGGCTATCTGGGGGATCAGTTCGACGCGTTCCGCTGTCCCGATCCCATCAACACCATCCCCGATGTGATTCCTCGCGTGGAGAACGATCGCTATCTCGCGCGGATGAGCGATTTGCAATCGGTGGTGGAAGGGAAGTTTGCTCGCGGCCGGCTGAAAGATCTCGATCAAAAGCGGACACTTCATGCCACGGCAATTGAGGGGGCCCGGAAAATGATGACCTCCGAGCAGCTCAAGGCATTTAATGTGAAAGATGCCCCTCAAGCCTTACAAGAGGAGTTTGGAGATACTCCGTTTGGCCGAAGTTGTTTGGCTGCCTTACAGCTGGTGGAAGTTGGGGTCCGTTGTATTGAGATCACGCTCGACGGCTGGGATACGCATGCCAATAATTATAACTTTTGCATGAACAACAAAAAGATATTAGATCCTGCTTTCGCCTCGCTCCTGAAACATTTAGGAGAGCGCAAGCTGCTGGATAAAACACTTGTGTTATGTGGCGGCGAGTTTGGGCGGACACCGCAGATTAATCCGGCGGAAGGACGCGATCATTGGCCGCATGGATTTAGCCTGGCGATTGCCGGGGGTGGAATTGCCGGTGGACGTGTGATCGGAGAGACCGCCCCGGAGCCCAAACTCGACGAAAAAGATCGTTTGAAGGATGTCGCCCGGCCGGTGGAGGTGGAAGATATCCACGCCACGGTTCTGTCGGCTTTGGGAATTGATTATGCCCAGGAACTCGAGACCCCCATCGGCCGCCCCATGGCACTCTCGAAGGGGAAAGTGATCCAGGAACTGATTGCCTAG
- a CDS encoding DUF1553 domain-containing protein produces the protein MLWARNLLFVALCLLGVALVGREILRQDRISTPQSFAPSRFQVRSVSSSQPTAAAAKPGADSSADPASAARSGRFFSSREPQDWGVVLERFNQEFEEHWKKQGLQKTPTADSFTIARRLSLGLTGTIPSLEEVRALEQVDEQQRVEWYVSRLLEDRRFADYWAERLARVYVGNDMGPFLVFRRRLFVTWLSEHLAENKPYDDLVRQLVSDNGLWNGSPAVNFVTATSDPNRDNQPDEIKLAGKTARAFLGMRIDCLQCHDDKLGTINLGERHNPHGGAQANFHELAAFFGEARVGLTGVQNDNKLKYEYKYLDAEKEELIPAKVPFAQHLVDGHGTRREQLARWITHPENKAFARATVNRVWALMFGRALMEPIDDLPLYGKYPPAMELLADDFIAHGYDLQRMIRLIAASEPFQRDSRADFEITEKHDEQWASFPLSRLRPEQVAGSLVQSASASTINADSHVIAQLVKFFQTREFVERYGDMGQDEFTDRGGTITQRLLMMNGELVKERTGENIVMNAATRMAVLGHSDEAAVEAAYLALFTRYPDGDERSHFAAKLQGKRNQARIAAMEDIYWILVNSTEFSWNH, from the coding sequence ATGCTTTGGGCACGCAACCTACTGTTTGTCGCACTTTGCTTGCTGGGCGTTGCGCTGGTGGGGCGCGAGATTCTCCGTCAGGATCGGATCAGCACGCCGCAGTCGTTTGCCCCCAGCCGATTTCAGGTCCGGAGCGTCAGTTCCTCGCAGCCAACAGCAGCCGCTGCCAAGCCGGGAGCCGATTCCTCCGCCGACCCTGCTTCCGCTGCACGCTCGGGGCGATTTTTCAGCTCGCGCGAGCCTCAAGACTGGGGTGTCGTGCTCGAGCGATTCAATCAAGAGTTCGAGGAGCACTGGAAAAAACAGGGGCTCCAAAAGACACCGACCGCCGACAGTTTCACAATTGCCCGCCGACTCTCGCTGGGGCTAACTGGCACGATTCCATCGCTCGAAGAAGTCCGGGCGCTCGAGCAGGTGGATGAGCAGCAGCGGGTGGAATGGTATGTCTCGCGGCTGCTCGAAGATCGCCGCTTTGCCGACTACTGGGCCGAGCGTTTGGCGCGGGTTTATGTCGGCAACGATATGGGGCCCTTTTTGGTCTTTCGTCGCCGTCTGTTTGTCACCTGGCTCTCGGAGCATCTAGCCGAGAATAAACCTTATGATGATCTTGTAAGACAATTGGTTTCTGATAATGGTCTTTGGAATGGTTCGCCCGCAGTTAATTTTGTAACTGCGACGTCGGATCCCAATCGCGATAATCAGCCGGATGAAATTAAACTGGCTGGTAAAACCGCACGTGCCTTTTTAGGGATGCGGATCGATTGTTTGCAATGTCACGACGATAAGCTTGGGACCATTAATCTCGGCGAACGCCATAATCCGCATGGTGGTGCTCAGGCCAATTTTCATGAGCTGGCGGCGTTCTTTGGGGAAGCACGCGTTGGTCTCACGGGAGTGCAGAACGACAACAAGCTGAAGTATGAGTACAAGTATCTCGACGCCGAGAAGGAAGAACTGATCCCGGCCAAAGTTCCTTTTGCCCAGCATTTGGTCGATGGGCACGGAACTCGCCGCGAGCAGCTGGCGCGCTGGATCACGCACCCTGAGAACAAAGCGTTTGCCCGGGCGACGGTCAACCGGGTTTGGGCCTTGATGTTTGGCCGGGCGCTGATGGAACCGATCGACGACCTGCCCCTCTATGGCAAATATCCTCCGGCGATGGAGCTGCTGGCCGACGACTTTATTGCCCACGGCTATGACCTGCAGCGGATGATTCGGCTGATCGCTGCGAGCGAGCCGTTTCAGCGCGACAGCCGCGCCGATTTCGAGATTACCGAGAAGCACGACGAGCAGTGGGCTTCGTTCCCGCTCAGCCGACTTCGCCCCGAACAAGTGGCTGGCTCGCTGGTGCAGTCTGCTTCGGCTTCCACCATCAACGCCGATTCGCATGTGATCGCGCAGCTGGTGAAGTTTTTTCAGACGCGCGAGTTTGTCGAGCGTTATGGGGATATGGGGCAAGATGAGTTCACCGATCGGGGTGGGACCATCACTCAGCGGCTCTTGATGATGAACGGCGAGCTGGTGAAAGAGCGGACGGGCGAGAACATTGTGATGAACGCCGCCACGCGCATGGCGGTGCTTGGTCACAGCGACGAAGCGGCGGTGGAAGCCGCTTATCTGGCCCTCTTCACGCGCTATCCCGATGGGGACGAGCGGTCGCATTTCGCGGCAAAATTGCAGGGCAAACGAAATCAAGCACGGATCGCGGCGATGGAAGATATCTACTGGATTCTGGTCAACAGCACCGAGTTCAGTTGGAACCATTAA
- the ribD gene encoding bifunctional diaminohydroxyphosphoribosylaminopyrimidine deaminase/5-amino-6-(5-phosphoribosylamino)uracil reductase RibD — translation MSAIDRGSAASDEAFMREAIELAERGLGLVEPNPMVGCVIVSPRGEVVGRGWHGRFGGPHAEVEALQQAGEQARGSTLYVTLEPCSHFGKTPPCADAVIAAGVARVVAAMTDPFPKVQGGGFAKLRSAGIAVESGVCEAEARALCAPYLKLVTRGMPWVIAKWAMTLDGKIATRSGYSQWISCSQSRELVHGIRGRVDGIMVGRRTVELDDPLLTARPPGKRTPARIVLDSQARLQNSTQLVRTARQSPVLVVTGPEADDKEIRRLSMAGCEVLPFLAATHFERLLELLSELGRRQMTNILVEGGAKLLGSLLDARLVDEVHVFIAPKLFGGERAPGPVAGAGVEQVASALELRNLKIDQIGTDLYVSGRLHK, via the coding sequence ATGAGTGCGATCGACCGAGGATCAGCGGCGAGTGACGAGGCTTTTATGCGCGAAGCGATCGAGCTTGCCGAGCGCGGTCTGGGGCTCGTCGAACCTAATCCGATGGTCGGATGCGTGATCGTGAGCCCGAGGGGTGAAGTGGTCGGGCGCGGCTGGCACGGACGCTTTGGTGGTCCGCATGCCGAAGTCGAAGCGTTGCAGCAAGCAGGTGAGCAAGCGCGCGGCAGCACGCTGTATGTCACGCTCGAGCCCTGTTCGCACTTCGGCAAAACACCACCTTGTGCCGATGCGGTGATCGCTGCCGGTGTCGCGCGGGTGGTGGCTGCGATGACCGATCCGTTCCCGAAAGTGCAGGGGGGTGGCTTTGCCAAGCTCCGCAGCGCAGGGATCGCGGTCGAGTCGGGTGTTTGCGAAGCAGAAGCTCGCGCACTTTGCGCCCCGTATCTGAAACTCGTCACGCGCGGCATGCCGTGGGTGATTGCCAAATGGGCGATGACACTCGATGGTAAAATCGCGACCCGCAGCGGCTATAGCCAGTGGATTTCGTGCAGCCAATCGCGCGAACTGGTGCATGGGATTCGGGGACGTGTCGATGGCATTATGGTGGGCCGCCGAACAGTGGAGCTCGATGATCCGCTCTTAACCGCGCGGCCCCCTGGAAAGCGAACTCCCGCGCGAATTGTGCTCGATTCGCAAGCACGCTTGCAGAACAGCACACAGCTGGTGCGCACCGCGCGGCAATCGCCGGTGCTGGTGGTGACCGGCCCGGAAGCGGACGACAAAGAGATTCGCCGCCTCTCGATGGCCGGATGCGAAGTGCTGCCGTTTCTCGCAGCGACTCACTTCGAGCGGCTGCTCGAATTGCTCAGCGAACTAGGGCGTCGGCAGATGACCAACATCCTGGTCGAAGGGGGCGCGAAACTGCTCGGGTCGCTGCTCGACGCGCGACTCGTCGACGAAGTGCATGTCTTTATTGCCCCCAAATTGTTCGGGGGCGAACGTGCCCCAGGACCAGTGGCAGGAGCAGGGGTCGAGCAAGTCGCCAGCGCTCTCGAGCTACGCAATCTGAAGATCGACCAGATCGGAACCGACCTCTACGTGTCGGGTCGGCTCCACAAATAA